A region of Sulfuricella denitrificans skB26 DNA encodes the following proteins:
- a CDS encoding ABC transporter ATP-binding protein, with protein MTKITVSAKNLSRRYGARSAVQNIGFELRQGEVLGLLGPNGAGKTTTLQMLAGCLAPSTGSVEICGINLLENPREAKALLGYLPETPPLYRELAVDEYLRLASRLHRIPKNEIADAVDKARQRCGLTEVGKRLIGNLSKGYQQRVGIAQAIVHNPRVVILDEPTVGLDPIQIREIRSLIRELGGEHSVILSTHILPEVESVCDRIQIMHQGKLVFSGDMAALKQTYPDQANLEEVFIQLTKKEGSA; from the coding sequence ATGACGAAGATTACTGTTTCCGCCAAAAACCTTTCCCGCCGCTACGGCGCCCGCTCCGCCGTGCAGAACATCGGCTTTGAACTGCGCCAGGGTGAGGTACTGGGTCTGCTGGGGCCGAACGGCGCCGGAAAGACCACTACCCTGCAAATGCTGGCAGGATGTCTGGCTCCCAGCACTGGCAGCGTCGAAATCTGCGGCATCAACCTGCTGGAGAATCCGCGCGAAGCCAAGGCCTTACTCGGCTACCTGCCGGAGACCCCGCCCCTGTACCGGGAACTGGCCGTGGATGAATATCTCCGCCTTGCCTCGCGACTGCACCGCATTCCCAAGAATGAAATCGCAGATGCTGTTGACAAGGCCCGGCAGCGCTGCGGCCTGACCGAAGTCGGAAAACGTCTGATCGGCAATCTGTCCAAAGGCTACCAGCAGCGGGTCGGCATCGCCCAGGCGATCGTACACAATCCGCGCGTGGTGATTCTGGATGAGCCCACTGTCGGCCTCGACCCGATCCAGATCCGCGAGATCCGCAGCCTGATCCGCGAACTGGGTGGCGAGCACAGCGTGATCCTGTCCACCCACATCCTGCCGGAAGTGGAAAGCGTGTGCGACCGCATTCAGATCATGCACCAAGGCAAGCTGGTATTCAGCGGCGACATGGCAGCTCTGAAACAAACTTACCCTGATCAAGCCAACCTGGAAGAGGTTTTCATCCAGCTGACAAAGAAAGAAGGAAGCGCATGA
- a CDS encoding ABC transporter permease, which yields MIFTIAAKELKILFSGPMAWIILAVLEIILAYFFLNQVDAFLTIQPQLTALANPPGVTELIVTPLFGNAAIILLMAVPLLSMRLIAEERRNQTLNLLLSAPVSVSEIILGKFLGLMAFLSLFIGLTALMSLSLYAGATLDPGLLAGNIVGLVLLAASFAALGLYISSLTAHPLIAAMGTFGALLGLWIINMSARDADSWLNTLSLLKHFESFNRGIINSADAAYFVLFIALFLVLTVRRLDNDRTHG from the coding sequence ATGATTTTCACCATTGCCGCCAAGGAACTGAAAATCCTGTTCAGCGGGCCGATGGCCTGGATTATTCTGGCTGTACTGGAGATCATCCTCGCCTATTTTTTTCTGAACCAGGTCGATGCCTTTCTGACGATCCAGCCGCAGCTGACCGCCCTCGCCAACCCACCGGGTGTTACCGAGCTGATTGTGACGCCTCTGTTCGGCAACGCCGCAATCATTTTGCTGATGGCGGTGCCGCTTCTGAGCATGCGCCTGATCGCCGAGGAAAGGCGCAACCAGACTCTTAACCTGTTGCTGAGCGCGCCAGTTTCAGTCAGCGAGATCATCCTCGGCAAATTCCTCGGCCTGATGGCTTTCCTCTCCCTGTTTATCGGCCTGACCGCGCTGATGTCGCTGTCGCTGTATGCCGGCGCAACGCTCGACCCCGGACTGCTGGCCGGCAACATCGTCGGCCTGGTGCTACTGGCGGCCAGCTTCGCCGCGCTCGGCCTGTACATTTCCAGCCTCACGGCACACCCGCTCATCGCCGCGATGGGCACTTTCGGCGCACTGCTTGGCCTGTGGATCATCAACATGTCAGCGCGCGACGCCGACAGCTGGCTGAACACCCTTTCGCTGCTGAAGCATTTCGAATCGTTCAACCGCGGCATCATCAATAGCGCAGATGCCGCCTACTTCGTGCTGTTCATCGCTTTGTTCCTGGTGCTGACGGTGCGCCGGCTCGACAACGACAGGACGCACGGCTAA
- a CDS encoding GldG family protein produces the protein MKPTNPSRFQLRLQSALFLVLFLIAVGLLVTLSREYTTQRDLTRNSRNSLSQASIDVLKSLPGPVTITTYATQQDPRLGDVRKIIREFIGLYSLTKPDLTLKFVDPAEQPQLTRAAGIQANGEMVVEYRGRSEHLTTLNEQMLTSLLTRLARAGTRMAFYLDGHGERKLDGMANHDLGDFGKKLEAKGFKTASLNLTLAQNVPDNASLLMIASPQVDLMPGEVEKLKTYLEKGGNLLWLIDQEPLHGLQPLAEMLGLILTPGTVVDPSAQQLNAAPTIALGAVYGRHPATLGFNLVTAFPYARTIGYSEGKGWQTTPLIEVAPQGWVETGKLDETLAYDKNRDTPGPATIAIALERSVEDQNQRVIVVGNGGFLSNTYLGNGGNLDLGLNLFNWLAGDDTLITIPTKAAQDTSLNLSKTSAAVIAIGFLIVLPLAFIGIGIGTWWRRRKA, from the coding sequence ATGAAACCCACCAATCCATCCCGCTTCCAGTTGCGTCTGCAAAGCGCCCTCTTTCTCGTCCTGTTCCTCATCGCCGTCGGCCTGCTAGTCACCCTTTCCCGTGAATACACGACGCAACGAGATCTCACCCGCAACAGCCGCAACTCGCTGAGTCAGGCCAGCATCGACGTGCTCAAGAGCCTGCCCGGCCCGGTCACTATCACCACCTACGCCACCCAGCAGGATCCCCGGTTGGGCGATGTGCGCAAAATCATTCGCGAATTCATCGGCCTCTACAGCCTCACCAAGCCCGATCTCACGCTCAAGTTCGTTGATCCGGCGGAGCAGCCGCAGTTGACGAGAGCGGCCGGCATCCAGGCCAACGGCGAAATGGTGGTGGAATACCGGGGGCGCAGCGAACACCTCACCACCCTGAACGAGCAGATGCTGACCTCTCTCCTTACCCGGCTGGCCCGCGCCGGCACGCGCATGGCGTTCTACCTGGACGGACACGGTGAACGCAAGCTCGACGGCATGGCCAACCACGACCTCGGCGATTTCGGCAAGAAACTGGAAGCCAAGGGATTCAAGACGGCAAGCCTCAACCTCACCCTGGCCCAGAATGTACCCGACAACGCCAGCCTGCTGATGATCGCCAGCCCGCAAGTGGATCTGATGCCAGGGGAAGTAGAAAAGCTGAAAACGTACCTGGAAAAGGGTGGCAACCTGCTCTGGCTGATCGATCAGGAACCGCTGCACGGCTTGCAGCCGCTGGCTGAAATGCTGGGACTGATTCTGACGCCCGGCACGGTGGTAGACCCCTCCGCCCAGCAGCTCAACGCCGCTCCGACCATTGCCCTGGGCGCCGTTTACGGACGCCACCCGGCGACACTGGGCTTCAATCTGGTTACGGCATTCCCCTACGCTCGCACTATCGGGTACAGCGAAGGAAAAGGCTGGCAGACCACCCCCCTGATCGAGGTCGCACCGCAGGGATGGGTGGAAACCGGCAAGCTCGACGAGACCCTCGCCTACGATAAGAACCGCGACACACCAGGGCCGGCAACCATCGCCATCGCCCTTGAACGCAGCGTGGAAGACCAAAACCAGCGGGTCATCGTGGTCGGTAACGGCGGCTTTCTCTCCAACACCTATCTCGGCAACGGCGGCAACCTCGACCTCGGCCTCAACCTGTTCAACTGGCTGGCCGGGGATGACACCCTCATCACCATCCCGACCAAGGCCGCCCAGGACACCAGCCTTAACTTGAGCAAAACCTCCGCGGCGGTGATTGCCATCGGCTTTCTCATCGTCCTGCCGCTGGCATTTATCGGCATCGGCATCGGCACCTGGTGGCGACGGCGCAAGGCATGA
- a CDS encoding DUF4340 domain-containing protein has product MKYRILLNLVLAALVAALILLVWLKPKPTVQTEFKLSTLASASVKRITIEKPGQPAIVLQNNPAGWRLIAPFQARAERTTVGRLLEILAATSLQRFPATDLGRFQLDNPLLRLTINDQKFSFGTQNTLTGEVYVATNGGVHLVAPSYLVYTMKMPADFAARAFLAEEEKLAGFEFVDLNLSQNSDGKWSVSPARPNWSQDDINRWVDEWRHASSLVTQPYDGTPAQESFTLRLGDGKLIPCKILRHEPELVILREDEKLQYHFPAEIGKRLLRPGK; this is encoded by the coding sequence ATGAAATACAGAATCTTGCTGAATCTCGTGCTGGCCGCGCTGGTCGCTGCCCTGATTCTGCTGGTCTGGCTCAAGCCCAAGCCCACGGTCCAGACGGAATTCAAGCTCTCTACCCTCGCCAGCGCCAGTGTTAAACGCATTACCATCGAGAAGCCCGGCCAGCCGGCAATCGTGCTGCAAAACAATCCAGCTGGCTGGCGCCTGATCGCCCCATTCCAGGCACGCGCGGAGAGAACGACAGTCGGACGCCTGCTGGAAATCCTTGCTGCCACCAGCCTCCAGCGCTTTCCCGCCACCGATCTTGGCCGCTTCCAGCTCGACAACCCCCTGCTACGACTCACGATCAACGACCAGAAATTCAGCTTCGGCACTCAGAATACGCTGACCGGCGAGGTCTATGTCGCCACGAATGGCGGCGTCCATCTGGTTGCGCCCAGCTATCTCGTTTATACGATGAAAATGCCTGCCGATTTCGCTGCCCGCGCCTTTCTGGCTGAGGAAGAAAAGCTGGCCGGCTTCGAGTTTGTGGATCTGAATCTCAGCCAGAACAGCGATGGCAAATGGTCAGTTTCCCCCGCCCGTCCGAACTGGAGCCAGGACGATATCAACCGCTGGGTGGACGAATGGCGTCACGCCTCCAGCCTGGTTACCCAGCCCTACGACGGTACGCCCGCACAGGAATCCTTCACCCTGCGCCTCGGCGATGGCAAGCTCATACCCTGCAAAATCCTGCGGCATGAACCCGAACTGGTGATCCTGCGCGAAGACGAGAAACTGCAATACCATTTCCCCGCCGAAATTGGGAAACGTTTGCTCCGCCCCGGGAAATAA